ATGATGAAAATAGGTGCCAACCGCGTCAAGAACTTGTAACTCAGCTCGTTTTTGCATCATACTGATTATTGCACGTTCCTTGGGGCTTGTTCCTGTTAGTGGCACTCCTGCAAACTCAGTGTCAATATATTCAATAATAGCGCTACATTCAGAAATATAAGTACCGTCATCTAATTCAAGTACTGGCACAGATGCTTGTGGGTTTTTCGCTAAAAAAGCGGCTGTGCGGTGTTCACCATTCATCACATCTACAGGTATGAACTCAACATTATCAGTTGCGCCTTTTTCTGCAAGTGCAATACGGACTCTAAGAGGATTGGGAAAGTTTTCAATATCATAAATTTTCATTGGTTTATCTCTAAATAAAGTTGTTAAAAA
The sequence above is a segment of the Paraglaciecola sp. L3A3 genome. Coding sequences within it:
- a CDS encoding glutathione S-transferase family protein, producing the protein MKIYDIENFPNPLRVRIALAEKGATDNVEFIPVDVMNGEHRTAAFLAKNPQASVPVLELDDGTYISECSAIIEYIDTEFAGVPLTGTSPKERAIISMMQKRAELQVLDAVGTYFHHATDGLGPALETYQNKEWGIKQGEKARQGLVYFNQVLGNSQFVAGDKFSVADITLFAGLVFAGFAQITIPSELTHLIAWQENIAKRPSIAG